In the bacterium genome, GCGGGCCGCCATGCGCCGCGAGTTGAGATCGCCGGCCTTGGCGTAGGTGATCAGCCGCTCGGCGACGGAACGGGCTTCCTTCGCCTTCTCGGTGGTGGTCTGGATCCGCTCGTGGCGGAGCAGCTCCGTCACCATGTTGCGGAACATCATCTTGCGGTGGCTGGCGGTGCGGCCGAATTTCCGCCCTCTGACGCTGTGGCGCATGATTTCTTCCTTTTGTCCACCGGCCGGGGCCGGGCCTGGTCGGTTCTCTTACGCGTCCCGGTTGCCGGGCCGGACCTTTTCGCAGATCTCCGGCTCGAACGTCATGCCGAAGGCGAGGTCCATGCCTTCCAGGATCTCGGTGATCTCGTTCAGGCTCTTGCGCCCGAAGTTGCGGAACTTGAGCATCTCCTGCTCGCTCTTGGTCACCAGGTCGAAGAGGGTCAGGATCTTGCCGGCCTTCAGGCAGTTCGCCGAACGGACGGACAGTTCCAGCTCCTCGACGTTGCGCGACAGCAGCTCGACCAGGCGCTCCTGCTCCTCGTCGATGTCGTCGCCGCGGGCGTCGATGGGGCCCTCGTCGAAGTTGATGAAGAGCTGGAAGTGGTCCTTCAGGATCTTCGACGCGAAGGCGATGGCGTCCTCGGGACGCACGCTGCCGTCGGTGGTGATGCCCAGGACCAGCTTCTCGTAGTCGGTGCGCTGGCCGACGCGCGTGTCCTCGACCCGGTAGCTGACCTTGGTCACGGGCGAGAAGTTGGCGTCCAGCCGGATCACGCCGATGACCTCGTCCGGCACCTGGTGCTGCTCGCGCTCGACGTAGCCGCGGCCGGTATCGACGTAGATCTTGCCCTTGAAGCTGCCCGGCTCGGTGATCGTGCAGATCACGTGGTCGGGGTTGAAGACCGACAGCTCGGGGTGGCCGCTGATCATGCCGGCGGTCACCGGCCCGAGCTTCGAGGACGAGACGGTGGCCCAGTGCGCCGGCGCGTCGCACAGGTTGAACACGACCTGCTTGAGGTTCAGCACGATGTCGGTCATGTCCTCGAGCACGAACGGCAGCGTGCTGAGCTCGTGCTTGACGCCGTCGATCTGCACGGCCGTGATGCTGTGGCCGTGGATCGAGGACAGCAGGGTGCGCCGCAGCGCCGTGCCGAGCGTATGGGCGAAACCCCGCTCCAGGGGGGCGATCACGAGCTCGGCGTAGGACGCCGTCTGGGTCTCTTTCACGATCTGGACGCCCTCGGGCATCAGCATGTTGATCCACTTCATAGCCTGGTTCATCCCCCCTGCCAGCGGGTACGGCCGCGCCGTCCGGCGGCGCGGCGTGTCGGTCGAACGACGATCGCCCCGGTTACATCCGGCGGCGCTTGGACGGGCGGCAACCGTTGTGCGGGATGCGCGTCACGTCCTTGACGCGCGTCACGTCGAGCCCTTCGGCCTTCAGGGTGCGGATGGCGGCCTCGCGTCCGGAACCGGGTCCGCGGACCCAGATCTCGACCTTGCGCATGCCGTTGTTGAGCACTTCCTGGGCGCAGAACTTGGCGGCCAGCTGGGCGGCGAACGCCGTCGACTTGCGGCTGCCCTTGTAGCGGCCCTGGTGCCCGCCGGACGACCAGGTGATCACGTTGCCACCCATGTCGCTCATCGTGATGATCGTGTTGTTGAAGCTCGACTTCACATGGGCCACGCCATGGATCTCCAGCTTCTTCTTGACCTTGCGGCCCTTACGCTTGTCCTTGGGACCAGCCACTCTCGCTTACCTCCTGCAGACTACTTCTTCTTCGCGCCGGGACGGGTCTTCGGGCCCTTGCGGGTCCGGGCGTTGTTCTTGGTATTCTGGCCGCGGCAGGGCAGCTTGCGCCGGTGGCGCAACCCGCGATAGCTGCCGATGTCCATCAACCGCTGGATGTTCATGCTGATCTCGGTCCGCAGCGTACCTTCGACCTGGTAGTCCTTGTCGATGATGCCGATGATGCGACGGGTGTCGTCCTCGGAAAGATCGCGGGTCTTGGTCTCGGGGCTGATGCTCGCCTTCTCGCAGATCTTGCGCGCGCGGTGCGGCCCGATCCCGTAGATGTACGTCAGGGAGGTGCTGATCCTCTTCTCATTGGGGATGTCAACACCGGAGATTCGTGCCACCTCGGCTCCTTTCGTCTTCCTCGCCCGCGGCGCTGCGGCCGTTTGCCGCCCGCGCCCCGGTCACGCTCAGCCCTGTCGCTGGTTGTGGCGTCGGTTCTCGCAGATCACCCTCACCACGCCTTCGCGGCGGATGATCTTGCACTTGTCGCAGATCTTCTTCACGGACGTGCGGACC is a window encoding:
- the rplQ gene encoding 50S ribosomal protein L17 codes for the protein MRHSVRGRKFGRTASHRKMMFRNMVTELLRHERIQTTTEKAKEARSVAERLITYAKAGDLNSRRMAARKLTDPVVLQKLFDVLGPRYADRPGGYTRVLKMDGPRRGDNADMAILELVTGEVPHKPRSAAKPPLEG
- a CDS encoding DNA-directed RNA polymerase subunit alpha produces the protein MKWINMLMPEGVQIVKETQTASYAELVIAPLERGFAHTLGTALRRTLLSSIHGHSITAVQIDGVKHELSTLPFVLEDMTDIVLNLKQVVFNLCDAPAHWATVSSSKLGPVTAGMISGHPELSVFNPDHVICTITEPGSFKGKIYVDTGRGYVEREQHQVPDEVIGVIRLDANFSPVTKVSYRVEDTRVGQRTDYEKLVLGITTDGSVRPEDAIAFASKILKDHFQLFINFDEGPIDARGDDIDEEQERLVELLSRNVEELELSVRSANCLKAGKILTLFDLVTKSEQEMLKFRNFGRKSLNEITEILEGMDLAFGMTFEPEICEKVRPGNRDA
- the rpsK gene encoding 30S ribosomal protein S11; protein product: MAGPKDKRKGRKVKKKLEIHGVAHVKSSFNNTIITMSDMGGNVITWSSGGHQGRYKGSRKSTAFAAQLAAKFCAQEVLNNGMRKVEIWVRGPGSGREAAIRTLKAEGLDVTRVKDVTRIPHNGCRPSKRRRM
- the rpsM gene encoding 30S ribosomal protein S13, which translates into the protein MARISGVDIPNEKRISTSLTYIYGIGPHRARKICEKASISPETKTRDLSEDDTRRIIGIIDKDYQVEGTLRTEISMNIQRLMDIGSYRGLRHRRKLPCRGQNTKNNARTRKGPKTRPGAKKK
- the rpmJ gene encoding 50S ribosomal protein L36; protein product: MKVRTSVKKICDKCKIIRREGVVRVICENRRHNQRQG